In Chromatiales bacterium, one genomic interval encodes:
- the mltF gene encoding membrane-bound lytic murein transglycosylase MltF, translating to MPLPPGQTLKRLASLLALPLLFACSAETPEDGEARVDKVAPVAISPQSIREEGELVVITRNAPTTVYEDRDGLNGFEYRLTAALAESLGVPVRYRYVDSVEAVLAAVERGEGHLAAAGLTRTAQRAARYRFGPSYQQIQQQVVCHRQGFVPDSIAELPQASLMVIGESSYVERLEELKQDHPELTWKVTNRYSTEEIFQRVADGKLDCTVADSNIVMINRRYLPELIVPFAISEEQPLAWVLPEGAEALGAYLEEWFGRIEADGTLARAYHRSYGHIDTFDYVDLRAFQRRLEDRLPQYRRLFEKAAAAQDIPWTILAAQAYQESHWEPAARSPTGVRGIMMLTLITAEEVGVDNRLDPAQSIEGGARYLANLMQRLPEEIPERDRIWFALMAYNIGMGHLYDARSLARRLGKDPNSLVEMKEVLPLLSRKEYYTTLRYGYARGTEPVRYIDRIRDFVDILERHLASERQA from the coding sequence ATGCCCCTGCCGCCCGGACAGACCCTGAAACGCCTGGCCAGCCTGCTGGCCCTGCCCCTGCTCTTTGCCTGCTCGGCGGAGACGCCGGAGGACGGCGAGGCGCGCGTGGACAAGGTGGCACCCGTGGCCATCAGCCCGCAGAGCATTCGCGAGGAAGGCGAGCTGGTGGTGATCACGCGCAACGCGCCGACCACCGTATACGAGGATCGTGACGGCCTGAACGGCTTCGAGTACCGGCTCACGGCGGCACTCGCCGAGTCGCTGGGGGTGCCGGTACGCTACCGTTACGTCGACAGCGTGGAGGCGGTGCTGGCCGCGGTGGAACGCGGCGAGGGCCACCTTGCCGCCGCCGGGCTCACCCGCACCGCGCAGCGCGCGGCGCGCTACCGCTTCGGCCCCAGCTACCAGCAGATCCAGCAGCAGGTGGTCTGCCACCGCCAGGGCTTCGTGCCGGACAGCATCGCGGAACTGCCGCAGGCCTCGCTGATGGTGATCGGCGAGAGCAGTTACGTGGAGCGGCTGGAGGAACTGAAACAGGACCACCCCGAGCTGACCTGGAAGGTGACCAACCGCTACTCCACCGAGGAAATCTTCCAGCGCGTGGCGGACGGCAAGCTGGACTGCACGGTGGCGGACTCGAACATCGTGATGATCAACCGGCGCTACCTGCCCGAGCTGATCGTGCCCTTTGCCATCTCCGAGGAACAGCCGCTGGCCTGGGTACTGCCGGAAGGTGCCGAGGCACTGGGCGCCTACCTGGAGGAATGGTTTGGCAGGATCGAGGCCGACGGCACCCTGGCGCGCGCCTACCACCGCAGCTACGGCCACATCGACACCTTCGACTACGTCGACCTGCGCGCCTTCCAGCGCCGGCTGGAAGACCGCCTGCCGCAGTACCGCCGCCTGTTCGAAAAGGCCGCCGCGGCGCAGGACATCCCCTGGACCATACTCGCCGCCCAGGCCTACCAGGAATCCCACTGGGAGCCGGCGGCACGCAGCCCCACCGGGGTACGCGGCATCATGATGCTCACCCTCATCACCGCCGAAGAGGTGGGCGTGGACAACCGGCTCGATCCGGCACAGAGCATCGAGGGCGGCGCACGCTATCTCGCCAACCTGATGCAGCGCCTGCCCGAGGAGATCCCGGAACGGGACCGCATCTGGTTCGCACTCATGGCCTACAACATCGGCATGGGGCATCTGTACGATGCCCGCTCACTGGCGCGACGCCTGGGCAAGGATCCGAACAGCCTGGTGGAGATGAAAGAGGTGCTGCCGCTGCTTTCACGCAAGGAGTACTACACGACACTGCGCTACGGCTACGCCCGGGGTACCGAGCCCGTGCGCTACATCGACCGCATCCGCGACTTCGTCGACATCCTCGAACGTCACCTGGCCAGCGAGCGGCAGGCCTGA
- a CDS encoding LON peptidase substrate-binding domain-containing protein yields MTEFGTERIPLFPLHTVLFPEGLLPLRIFEARYIDMVRERLRSDGVFGICQIREGVEAGGPAEIHTVGTSARIVDWTQTPDGLLGITACGERRFRVIESQEEDNGLRMGVIQWLPGENDTPLPPEFESLGQLCERILHEIGGPLAEHPHCDRAGWVGARLTELLPLAPEVKQALLEQADPLARLFQLRDAMLEAQTR; encoded by the coding sequence ATGACTGAATTCGGTACCGAACGCATCCCGCTCTTCCCCCTGCATACCGTGCTGTTCCCAGAGGGGCTGCTGCCCCTGCGCATCTTCGAGGCCCGCTACATCGACATGGTGCGCGAGCGCCTGCGCAGCGACGGTGTCTTCGGCATCTGCCAGATCCGCGAGGGCGTGGAGGCCGGCGGGCCGGCCGAGATCCACACCGTCGGAACCAGCGCGCGCATCGTCGACTGGACGCAGACCCCGGACGGCCTGCTCGGCATCACCGCCTGCGGCGAGCGCCGCTTTCGCGTTATCGAGAGCCAGGAGGAGGACAACGGCCTGCGCATGGGCGTCATCCAGTGGCTGCCCGGGGAAAATGACACACCGCTGCCACCGGAATTTGAATCCCTGGGACAGCTGTGCGAGCGTATCCTGCATGAAATCGGCGGCCCGCTGGCCGAGCACCCGCACTGCGACCGTGCCGGCTGGGTCGGCGCCCGTCTGACCGAGCTGCTGCCGCTGGCGCCCGAGGTCAAGCAGGCCCTGCTCGAACAGGCCGATCCCCTGGCCCGGCTGTTCCAGCTGCGCGACGCCATGCTCGAGGCGCAGACGCGCTGA
- a CDS encoding VacJ family lipoprotein, whose product MRQWRVWRRLAIGLLALGLSGCATVRGTPDPRDPWEGYNRAMFEFNDAVDRAVLKPAAKGYRAITPKAVDDSVSNFFSNLGDIPNALNNALQGKFLRSLQDINRVVYNTTFGIGGLFDVASHMGLPKSNEDFGQTLGVWGVDTGPYLVLPILGPSTLRDTGGRLVDGYTHPLRAVDDETLVWSLAVLRAIDIRADLLDVEKRVDEVAFDRYITIRNGYLDRREYLIYDGNPPRSEEDDLLRELERIESGG is encoded by the coding sequence GTGAGGCAGTGGCGAGTCTGGCGCCGCCTGGCAATCGGCCTGCTGGCGCTCGGCCTGTCGGGCTGTGCCACCGTTCGGGGCACGCCCGACCCGCGCGACCCCTGGGAGGGCTACAACCGCGCGATGTTCGAGTTCAACGACGCGGTGGACCGCGCCGTGCTCAAGCCGGCTGCAAAGGGCTATCGCGCCATCACGCCCAAGGCGGTGGATGACAGCGTCTCCAATTTCTTTTCCAACCTCGGTGACATCCCCAACGCACTGAACAATGCCCTGCAGGGCAAGTTCCTGCGCTCCCTGCAGGACATCAACCGCGTGGTCTACAACACCACCTTCGGCATCGGCGGGCTGTTCGACGTGGCCTCGCACATGGGGCTGCCCAAGAGCAACGAGGACTTCGGCCAGACCCTCGGGGTCTGGGGCGTGGATACCGGCCCCTACCTGGTGCTGCCCATCCTCGGTCCGAGCACCCTGCGCGATACCGGCGGGCGCCTGGTGGACGGCTATACGCATCCGCTGCGCGCGGTGGACGACGAGACGCTGGTGTGGTCGCTCGCGGTGCTGCGGGCCATCGACATCCGTGCCGACCTGCTCGATGTCGAGAAGCGGGTGGACGAGGTGGCCTTCGACCGTTACATCACCATCCGCAACGGCTATCTCGATCGCCGCGAATACCTGATTTATGACGGCAATCCGCCGCGGTCGGAGGAAGACGACCTGCTACGCGAGCTGGAGCGCATCGAGTCGGGCGGCTGA
- the mpl gene encoding UDP-N-acetylmuramate:L-alanyl-gamma-D-glutamyl-meso-diaminopimelate ligase: MHIHILGICGTFMGGIAALARAAGHEVTGSDANVYPPMSTQLEALGIEIFQGYEPAHLDPVPDCVVIGNVMSRGNPAVEHVLNRRIPYTSGPQWLAEHVLRDRWVLGVAGTHGKTTTASLLAWILEATGLAPGFLIGGVPENFGVSARLGEGPFFVVEADEYDTAFFDKRSKFVHYRPRTLVLNNLEFDHADIFDDLEAIQRQFHHLVRTVPGEGLIVANAMDDNLEHTLARGCWTPVEGFAIDRGEWQAEPLAADGSRFRVLQHGKDVGTVDWALIGEHNMMNALAAIAAARHAGVPAQHAVDALGDFAGIKRRMQLRAEVGGVRVYDDFAHHPTAIRTTLAGLRARVGGERIVAVLEPRSNTMRMGVHRDSLAPALAGADEVLLYAPPGLGWSLDAVAEGLGGHGRVCASVEAIVEHLVAHAAPGDHLLILSNGSFDGLHETLIRRLGETTEGQG, translated from the coding sequence ATGCACATCCACATCCTCGGCATCTGCGGCACCTTCATGGGCGGCATCGCGGCCCTGGCCAGGGCAGCCGGTCACGAGGTGACGGGCTCGGACGCCAATGTCTACCCGCCCATGTCCACCCAGCTCGAGGCCCTGGGCATCGAGATCTTCCAGGGCTATGAGCCCGCCCATCTCGACCCGGTGCCGGACTGCGTGGTGATCGGCAACGTGATGTCGCGCGGCAACCCGGCCGTGGAGCATGTGCTCAATCGCCGCATCCCCTATACCTCGGGCCCCCAGTGGCTGGCCGAACACGTCCTGAGGGACCGCTGGGTGCTGGGCGTGGCCGGCACCCACGGCAAGACCACCACCGCCAGCCTGCTGGCCTGGATCCTCGAGGCCACCGGGCTGGCCCCCGGGTTTCTCATCGGCGGGGTGCCGGAGAACTTCGGCGTCTCCGCGCGCCTGGGCGAGGGGCCGTTCTTCGTGGTCGAGGCCGACGAGTACGACACGGCCTTCTTCGACAAGCGCTCCAAGTTCGTGCACTACCGCCCGCGCACCCTGGTGCTGAACAACCTCGAGTTCGATCATGCCGACATCTTCGACGATCTCGAGGCCATCCAGCGCCAGTTCCATCACCTGGTGCGCACCGTGCCCGGCGAGGGGCTGATCGTGGCCAACGCCATGGATGACAACCTCGAGCATACCCTGGCGCGCGGCTGCTGGACCCCGGTGGAGGGCTTTGCCATCGACCGCGGCGAGTGGCAGGCCGAACCGCTGGCGGCCGACGGTTCGCGCTTCCGGGTGCTGCAGCATGGCAAGGACGTGGGGACGGTGGACTGGGCGCTGATCGGCGAGCACAACATGATGAACGCCCTGGCGGCGATCGCCGCCGCCCGCCATGCCGGGGTGCCGGCCCAGCATGCCGTCGATGCCCTGGGCGACTTCGCCGGCATCAAGCGACGCATGCAGCTGCGCGCCGAGGTCGGCGGGGTACGCGTGTACGACGACTTCGCCCACCACCCCACGGCGATCCGCACCACCCTGGCCGGGCTGCGGGCACGGGTGGGCGGGGAGCGCATCGTCGCCGTGCTGGAGCCGCGTTCCAACACCATGCGCATGGGCGTGCACCGGGACAGCCTTGCCCCGGCCCTGGCCGGGGCCGACGAGGTGCTGCTCTACGCCCCGCCGGGACTCGGCTGGTCGCTGGACGCCGTGGCCGAGGGGCTGGGCGGGCACGGCAGGGTCTGCGCGAGTGTCGAGGCGATCGTCGAGCACCTGGTCGCCCATGCCGCCCCGGGCGATCACCTGCTGATCCTCAGCAACGGCAGTTTCGACGGGCTGCACGAGACCCTCATCCGCCGCCTCGGCGAGACCACGGAGGGGCAGGGATGA
- the trxA gene encoding thioredoxin, translating into MATLELTAENFESTVTGNDIVIVDFWAPWCGPCRAFAPIYESMSEKHDDIVFAKVNTEEEQGLAAHFQIRSIPTLMIFREQVILFAQPGMLSEGQFEEVIGKVREVDMAQVHAEVKRQQAEMEQGGQA; encoded by the coding sequence TTGGCTACTCTGGAACTCACCGCTGAAAATTTCGAATCCACCGTCACCGGCAACGACATCGTGATCGTCGATTTCTGGGCCCCCTGGTGCGGCCCCTGCCGCGCCTTTGCGCCCATCTACGAGTCCATGTCCGAAAAGCACGACGACATCGTCTTCGCCAAGGTCAACACCGAGGAAGAACAGGGCTTGGCCGCCCACTTCCAGATCCGCTCCATCCCCACGCTCATGATCTTCCGCGAGCAGGTCATCCTCTTCGCCCAGCCCGGCATGCTGTCCGAGGGCCAGTTCGAGGAAGTCATCGGCAAGGTCCGCGAGGTCGACATGGCGCAGGTGCACGCCGAGGTCAAGCGTCAGCAGGCCGAGATGGAGCAGGGTGGCCAGGCCTGA
- a CDS encoding argininosuccinate synthase, whose amino-acid sequence MAQSSINKVVLAYSGGLDTSVILKWLQETYDCEVVTFTADIGQGEEVEPARAKAEAMGVKEIYIEDLREEFVRDYVFPMFRANTIYEGEYLLGTSIARPLIAKRLVEIANETGGDAISHGATGKGNDQVRFELGAYALKPGIQVIAPWREWDLTSREKLLAYAEQHQIPIEQKRGKKSPYSMDANLLHISYEGGILEDPWAEPEEDMWRWSVSPENAPNEPTYLELSFEKGDVVAINGERMSPATVLETLNRIGGANGIGRLDIVENRYVGMKSRGCYETPGGTILLPAHRAIESITLDREVAHLKDELMPRYASLIYNGYWWSPEREMMQAMIDASQAHVNGVVRVKLYKGNVTVVGRKSERDSLFDESIATFEDDAGAYNQKDAEGFIKLNALRMRIAANRRG is encoded by the coding sequence ATGGCGCAGTCTTCGATCAACAAGGTGGTGCTCGCCTATTCTGGCGGGCTGGATACGTCGGTCATCCTCAAGTGGCTGCAGGAGACCTATGACTGCGAGGTCGTCACCTTTACCGCCGACATCGGTCAGGGCGAGGAGGTCGAGCCGGCCCGCGCCAAGGCCGAGGCCATGGGCGTGAAGGAGATCTACATCGAGGACCTGCGCGAGGAGTTCGTGCGCGACTACGTGTTCCCGATGTTCCGTGCCAACACCATCTATGAAGGCGAGTACCTGCTCGGCACCTCGATCGCGCGCCCGCTGATCGCCAAGCGCCTGGTGGAGATCGCCAACGAGACCGGCGGCGACGCCATCTCCCACGGCGCCACCGGCAAGGGCAACGACCAGGTGCGCTTCGAGCTGGGCGCCTATGCCCTCAAGCCCGGCATCCAGGTGATCGCCCCCTGGCGCGAGTGGGACCTCACCTCCCGCGAGAAGCTGCTGGCCTACGCCGAGCAGCACCAGATCCCGATCGAGCAGAAGCGCGGCAAGAAGTCGCCGTACTCCATGGACGCCAACCTGCTGCACATCTCCTACGAGGGCGGCATCCTGGAAGATCCCTGGGCCGAGCCGGAAGAGGACATGTGGCGCTGGAGCGTCTCGCCGGAGAATGCCCCCAACGAGCCGACCTACCTGGAGCTCAGCTTCGAAAAGGGCGACGTGGTGGCGATCAACGGCGAGCGCATGAGCCCGGCCACCGTGCTCGAGACCCTGAACAGGATCGGCGGTGCCAACGGCATCGGTCGCCTGGACATCGTCGAGAACCGCTACGTGGGCATGAAGTCGCGTGGCTGCTACGAGACCCCCGGCGGTACCATCCTGCTGCCGGCCCACCGCGCCATCGAGTCCATCACGCTGGACCGCGAGGTCGCGCATCTCAAGGATGAGCTCATGCCGCGCTACGCCAGCCTCATCTACAACGGCTACTGGTGGAGCCCGGAGCGGGAGATGATGCAGGCCATGATCGACGCCTCGCAGGCACATGTGAACGGCGTGGTGCGCGTGAAGCTCTACAAGGGCAACGTCACCGTGGTCGGTCGCAAGTCCGAGCGCGACAGCCTGTTCGACGAGAGCATCGCCACCTTCGAGGACGACGCCGGCGCGTACAACCAGAAGGACGCGGAGGGCTTCATCAAGCTCAACGCCCTGCGCATGCGCATCGCGGCCAACCGTCGCGGCTGA
- a CDS encoding cold-shock protein, producing MRNGTVKWFDNKKGYGFISPEDGTQDVFVHFSTIQMDGYRTLNEGQLVAFESEAGKKGPQATLVTASA from the coding sequence ATGCGCAATGGAACGGTCAAGTGGTTCGACAACAAGAAGGGTTACGGCTTCATCTCCCCGGAGGACGGCACGCAGGACGTGTTCGTCCACTTTTCCACCATCCAGATGGATGGCTATCGCACCCTCAATGAAGGCCAGCTCGTCGCCTTCGAGTCGGAGGCGGGAAAGAAGGGCCCCCAGGCCACCCTGGTGACGGCCAGCGCCTGA
- a CDS encoding protein kinase — protein sequence MLELQPRTEPDQIGKYIIKRRIGRGSMGVVYEGYDPFVQRPVAIKVASPEASDPATKRRFQRSFFIEAHAAGNLHHPNIVSVYDAGIDGVQNYIVMELVQGKTLQVFTRGDELLDVDKAVDVVFKCCKALDYAHREGVVHRDIKPSNIMLTDDGTVKIMDFGIAQLEQLDETQPVGLIGSPNYMSPEQVKDEPVGPQSDIYSLGVVMFGLLTRRLPFEADTYHSLVYQIVHNAPPSIRDFRPDLPEALDQVVQKALAKRLEDRYQNGVEFAADLSRLFDQLRLAGRQIENLERRDMLTQLDFFRDFTMEEIQEVMYAATWVNFEAGDTVINEGDIDDTFYIIVNGSAVVEKGGRPIGWLNSGDCFGEIGFITHQRRTATIIAESPLTLMKINATLIGQASDHCQLRYYKAFTETLIRRLSETNKLLAKEQEREG from the coding sequence ATGCTAGAACTGCAGCCCCGCACCGAGCCGGACCAGATCGGCAAGTACATCATCAAGCGTCGCATCGGGCGTGGCAGCATGGGCGTGGTCTACGAGGGCTATGACCCCTTCGTGCAGCGCCCCGTGGCGATCAAGGTCGCGAGCCCCGAGGCCAGCGATCCGGCCACCAAGCGCCGCTTCCAGCGCTCCTTCTTCATCGAGGCACATGCGGCCGGCAATCTGCATCATCCCAACATCGTCTCGGTGTACGACGCCGGTATCGATGGCGTGCAGAACTACATCGTCATGGAGCTGGTGCAGGGCAAGACCCTGCAGGTCTTCACCCGCGGCGACGAGCTGCTGGACGTGGACAAGGCCGTGGACGTCGTCTTCAAGTGCTGCAAGGCGCTGGACTACGCGCACCGCGAGGGCGTGGTGCACCGCGACATCAAGCCCAGCAACATCATGCTCACCGACGACGGCACGGTGAAGATCATGGACTTCGGCATCGCCCAGCTCGAACAGCTGGACGAGACCCAGCCGGTGGGGTTGATCGGCTCGCCCAACTACATGTCGCCCGAGCAGGTGAAGGACGAGCCCGTCGGGCCGCAGAGCGACATCTACTCGCTGGGCGTGGTGATGTTCGGCCTGCTCACGCGTCGCCTGCCCTTCGAAGCCGACACCTACCACTCGCTGGTCTACCAGATCGTGCACAACGCACCGCCCTCGATCCGCGACTTCCGGCCCGACCTGCCCGAGGCGCTGGACCAGGTGGTGCAGAAGGCCCTGGCCAAGCGCCTGGAAGACCGTTACCAGAACGGCGTGGAGTTCGCCGCCGACCTCAGCCGCCTGTTCGACCAGCTGCGCCTGGCCGGTCGCCAGATCGAGAACCTCGAGCGGCGCGACATGCTCACCCAGCTCGATTTCTTCCGCGACTTCACCATGGAGGAGATCCAGGAGGTGATGTACGCCGCCACCTGGGTGAACTTCGAGGCCGGCGATACCGTCATCAACGAGGGCGACATCGACGACACCTTCTACATCATCGTCAACGGCTCGGCGGTGGTGGAGAAGGGTGGCCGGCCCATCGGCTGGCTCAACTCCGGCGACTGCTTCGGCGAGATCGGCTTCATCACCCACCAGCGGCGCACGGCCACCATCATCGCCGAGAGCCCGCTCACGCTGATGAAGATCAACGCCACCCTCATCGGCCAGGCCTCCGATCACTGCCAGCTGCGCTACTACAAGGCCTTCACCGAGACGCTCATCCGCCGTCTCTCCGAGACCAACAAGCTGCTGGCCAAGGAACAGGAGCGCGAGGGGTGA
- a CDS encoding UbiX family flavin prenyltransferase produces MTRPRVGSVALAITGASGAPYGLRLLECLLGQGVEVHLMLSRPGQLVIGMETEVKLPARPAAMRRFLAERYGAAEGQLHVYDREQWTAPVASGSAVPDAMVVCPCTTATLSAVATGASRSLIERAADVVLKERRQLILVVRETPFSEIHLENMLRLARMGAVIMPANPGFYHRPTRIEELVDFMVARVLDHLGLEQDLVARWGEDVPDDD; encoded by the coding sequence GTGACCCGCCCCCGCGTCGGCTCCGTCGCGCTGGCCATCACCGGGGCCTCCGGTGCGCCCTATGGCCTGCGCCTGCTCGAATGCCTGCTCGGCCAGGGTGTGGAGGTGCATCTCATGCTCTCCAGGCCCGGCCAGCTCGTCATCGGCATGGAGACCGAGGTGAAGCTGCCGGCGCGCCCGGCGGCGATGCGCCGCTTCCTCGCCGAACGCTATGGTGCGGCCGAGGGCCAGCTGCACGTCTACGACCGCGAGCAGTGGACGGCCCCCGTGGCCAGCGGCTCGGCCGTTCCGGATGCCATGGTCGTCTGTCCCTGCACCACGGCCACGCTCTCGGCCGTGGCCACCGGTGCCAGCCGCTCGCTCATCGAGCGGGCCGCTGACGTGGTGCTCAAGGAACGCCGCCAGCTCATCCTGGTGGTGCGCGAGACGCCGTTCTCCGAGATCCACCTCGAGAACATGCTGCGCCTCGCGCGCATGGGCGCGGTGATCATGCCCGCCAACCCCGGTTTCTATCATCGCCCCACGCGCATCGAGGAGCTGGTGGATTTCATGGTCGCGCGCGTGCTCGACCACCTGGGGCTGGAACAGGACCTCGTCGCCCGCTGGGGCGAGGACGTGCCGGACGATGACTGA